Below is a window of Myxococcales bacterium DNA.
CATCCGAGTCGCATACCGCAGCCGGTCTCTCGGCTATGTCCCTCGGGTCCGCGTCCGCGGCTCGTTCGACGAGCAATTCGACCAGATCCGAAGTCCCGGTCACTTCGTGCAAATCAGAGAACGACGGCTCGAGGCTCACGAGGTCCGAGTCCGAGAGCTCGGCGACGCTCTCGATACGCAGGCGCGGATCTGAAGTCTGGTTAAGGTCAGTCATGGATCCTCTCTCGGGCTCAATGCATTTCCGTCATCGACCCTGCGTCGCAGAGCCAGCGTTGCCAGCCCGAGGGCCGCGATGAAGAGGGCGCGTTCCGACGACCCTCGGCGCCCGGCGGTACCGCATGCGCAGCCTGCGGTGACGTCGCTGTTGTCGCGCGTCGACGGTGCGTCCGGCCCCCCGAGCTGGCCACCGGCGCCGGAACTCGGGCCGTAGGGCGCGCACGCGACGGCACAACCTTGGGTGTCGCCCGTTGCGCAGGCGCACTCGTCCAGGCACGAAGCACACGAGTTGCAGTCCGGCGCGTTCGAGCAACCAGGGGCTCCGATGTTCGAACCGCCGCCGGATGAGCCGCTCGTGCCTCCGCCGCCGCTCGATCCGCCAGTGCTCGAGCCGGCACCAAACCCGCCCGGGTTGTTCCCGCCGCCAAAGCCCGCGCTGCCCCCGCCGCCAAAGCCCGCGCTGCCACCGCCGCCGAAGCCGGCGTTGCCACCGCCGCCGAAGCCAGCGCTGCCTCCGCCACCGAAGCTGGTGCCGCCGCTGCCGCCGCTGCTACCCGAGCCTCCGGCGCCACCCGTCGGACCGCCGCCGCCCGTGCCACCCGGCCCGACCGGTCCCCCGCCGTAGGGTGCGCCGCAGGTCGAGCTCGGACCCGACAGGTCAGTCGTAGCGCAGCCTTGTGACCACGCGCTGCCGCCGACGTTCGGGGACTTCGGAAAACCGGTGCAGCCCGCCGTCGGCGCCCACTGTCCGTTGTCGTGGCAAGGTGTGAGGTCGAGCCCCGCCGTCTGCTCCACCCAAGCGATGTTGGTGTGCATCATCGAGTAGTAGCCGCCACCCCCGCAGTAATCGCCGTAGGACGTGATGCCGAACACTCGCCAGCTGCCGTCTGACAGCTGGATGAACACAGGGCCGCCGGAGTCGCCGTAACAGGTGTCCTTGCCGCCGCCACCGATGAAGGCCTCGCCATTCTTGACGGAGTTGAGCGGCATCGTGACCTCGCGCTTTGGCCCCCAACCGAGCCCGTCGTTGGCCTGGCCGAAACCGACGGCAACGACCTGTGCGCCAGGCGCCAGCGCTTGAGTCTCACAGCCCATCAAGATGGGAACGATGGACACGTTGGTTACCGGCTTGCTGAGCCGGCAAAACGCGATGTCGTAGGTCGCGTTCCCCGAATACTTCGGGTTCGCCGAGCAGGATTTCGTCGGCACCGAAAACGCAGGTGAGTTCTCGTTGTCCCCGAACGTGGCCTTGCTCGGCGCCCCGCCGCCTTGCATGCAGTGCGCGGCGAAGATCACCAGCTCCGGGTGCACCAGGGTTCCGGTGCACCCGCCAAGGGCGACAGTCGTCGGCCAGCCGCAGGGTTTTACCTTGCCGCCGCCATAGATCGCCTGAGGCTCGGCCGCCGGCGACGCCGCCGAGACCAGGCAGACCGCCAGGGCAATCAGCGGGAGTTTCGGGAAGGTCGGGATCGGCATTTCTCGCTTCTCGGGCCGCGGGTGTGGTCCACACGAAGGACACCCGCCGCGCGGGACCTTGCAGCGCAATTGCGCTCGGGCCGGTCAGAAGCGGGTATCGAGGGGGTTTCCCGGGGGCCGGCGCCTGCGCCTCGGGGCGGCTCCGGCGTCGTGCGTCGATTTCGGCGCCAGCGTCGGCGTCGGGTCTTCCTCGGGAAGGTCGGCAATCTCGGCAGGCGCTGGCCGGCGCCCCGTCGCGCTCGGGGCCAGGGAAGGGCCCTCGGGCACGGCGCCCTCGTCGTCGGTGGCGATGAGGAAGATCATCAGCGCACTGAATCCCACGACCAACGCTGCAAAGACCCCGACAGCTCGTCGTCGGGTCGACACTTCGCGGCGGAACGATGCCGTATCGGTGATGTTCACCAGGCTCTCGTCCGAGGGACGGGCCCGATCGGGCGCAGGTGCGTCCGCCGACGCGAAGGTCACCGAGGGTGGTGGGATCGGTGTCAGGCGAGGTGGCGGGGGTATGGAAGAAATCCGGGGGACGCTGGCTTCGGCGATCGCTCGGACCTTGTCGAGGGCCACGAGCCCGCCTTCGCCGGCGAAGGGTGCGAGCATCTCCGCCAGGGACCGCACGCTGAACGGGCGCGCGTCCGGGTGTTTGTCCAAACAATGCAGGATCACCGCCTCGAGACCTCGAGGCAGATCTGGGCGCAGCTCTCGAGGGGGCCGCGGATCGTCACTCACGATGGCGGCGCAGAGCGCGGGCAGGTTGTCGGCAATGAACGGCGGGCTGCCCGTGAGCGCCTCGTACAAGATCACGCCGAGCGCCCAGATATCCGTCCGAGCATCGACGCTCTTCGAGCTGCGCACTTGCTCCGGCGACATGTGAGTCGGGGTGCCGAGCACGTCGGCGGTGCCGGTCAACCGGACCCGGGCGGCTTGCTCCAGCCAGTCCGACTTCGAAACCCCGAAGTCGAGCACCTTCACCATGGCGTCGCGACCGGGCTCCCCGAGCACCATGATGTTGTCAGGCTTCAGATCGCGGTGCACGATGCCCATGGCGTGGCATTCGGCGACCGCGGCGCAAGTCTGGAGCACGTAGTGCAGCGCCTCTTTGATCGGTAATGCGCCCCGTTGCTTGAGCACGCGCCCCAGCGTTGCCCCCTCGAGGTGCTCCATCACGATGAACGGCGCACCCTCGTCGCTCTGACCGACCTCCAGCACCCGCACCACGTGTTCACTCGAGACTGCAGAGGCCGCGCGGCCCTCTCTCAGGAAGCGCTCCACCGCCGCTCGGCTGCGCGTGGCCCGAGGCGGCATCAGCTTGATGGCGACGGGCCGGTCGGAGCCGGCCTCGCGCGCCGTCACCACGGCCCCCATGCCGCCGCGACCGAGCAGGCCCTCGACGCGGTATTTGTTGGCGATCATTGCGCCTGTGGTCGGCATCCAGTCGCGATCACGTCCCGCGCTCTTGCGATCGACCGGAAGCCGGTGCTCGAGTTGCACGCGGTGGACGGCGGCCGCGAGCTCGACCACCGATGGGAAACCGTCCGGGCGCTCGATGGCGCTCTCCAAGATCGCGGTGAGGGCCGGGGCTCCACCGCCGCAACGCTCGAGCAAGGTCAGTGCGAGCCGACTCGCGGTCTGAGTGTCGTCCAAGCAGAGCTCTGCGTGGGTTCGGACGTTGCCGTGCAGCGCGTCAGCCAGTCCGAAGTCAGCGACGTGCACGTGACCGGCCAAGTCGATCAGCACGTTCTCTGTCCGCAGGTGACCATGCGGAGTGCCGACCCCATGGGCGCTGGAGAGCGCACCGAGAAACTGCATGACCACGTCCCGCGCCAAGTCGGGCCCAATGCCGCGGGCGCGCAGCAGGCCAGCCAGGTCGTCGCTCGCAACCAGATCTTCCACGAGCAGCAGCGCGCCGTCCGCCTCGTGGCACTCTCGCGGGCGAACCACGTTGTCGCTCGCGATCGCTCGGGCCCGGAGCAGTGTGGCCCGAAGGCGCGCCCCCACGTCCGGGCGTGCGGCCCATTCTTGTCGGATCCACTTCAGACCGACGAGCTCGTCGACCGCCGTGTCCCGGGCGACGTAGGCGATGTAGAGGGAATTTTCCGCCATTTGGCGCAGGAGCACGTAGCGGTTCGCAAATTCGCCGGGCAGTGTCACGTCGAGGCGCTGCGCCGGCACGGTCGGCGTTCCGTCGTCGTCGACGTCCTCGGCGTGGGCGAGCGCGGCGACCACCCTGCGACAGTCGTCACAGGCGTCCAGGTGACGGTCGGCGTTCAGCCGTGCTTCGGAGGAAATACTCCCGTCCGCGAGTGCCAGCAGCTCGTCTTCGTCGAGGCAGCTGCCGAGCGGATCTTCCACCATGGTCACACCTCGACGGTGCCGGCAGGCTCGGTTTGCAATAATCGCGCGATGCTGAGGTGCAAGTCGCTGCGAACCAGGCGCATCACGCTGGCGCACTCCGAAGGCCTCAGCGCATGGCGCTCCAGCAGCTCGTTCTGGGCGTCTTCGAGCAGGCGGCCGCGGATCTTCGTCAGCCAGCGCGAGATGGTCGAGGCGTCCACCGAGTGCAGTCGTCCGAGCTCGGCCAGGGACAGCTCGTCAATCACGTACATACGCAGCAGATTTCGCTGCTCACTGGTCAAGCGCCGGAACGCCCCGGCCACCGCCTGTGCCAGGGTATCGGCGTACTCCGCCTTCATCACTCGCAGCTCTGGATCGGCGGAGTCCTCGGCAATTCGCGTGGCCAGGAGGTCGTCATCCCGCGGTACGTGACGTTTCTCGGCGCGCTGAGTGTTCAGGGCCGTACGCACGACGACCACCCGAATCCAACCGCCGAGCGCGCCGCGGCCGGAGTACTGCGCGAGCTTGGGCGGCGCGTCCGCTCCACCCGTCAGGAGTTTTTCGCGCGCGTGCTGCAGCGCTTCCTCGCGCGCCTGTGAGTCGTTGCGAAAGCGTCCGAGGGCTCGGCCGGAATCGGCGATGAAACGCCGGTCCAGCTCGTTGATGGCGGCGCTCGAGCCGCTGAGGCAGGCGCAGCACAGGTACAGCTCTTCGATCCTGAGCTCGCTCAGGGTCTGCAGCGGATCCGCTCCGGCTGGGCTCCGCTCGCCAAGAAACTGCGCAAACGCCGCCGCATCGACGCTGACCCCGGGCCAGGCGGCACTGCCCCGATTCGCCGCGTCGGTGAGGGCGATTTCGAGCCGCTCTCGGTCGGGTGGCTCGAACCCCGGAGCCGGGGCGCTCTCGAGGAACAGGGTGGATAGGGGGCTCGTCATGGGTCCGCGTGCGAGGCAGCCTCGGCGGGTCGTGCCGTCATTTTCGATGGGGACGGCCGAAGCTGCAAGTCCACGGCAGAGATTTGGCGATCAAGGCCCGGCTTTCGCCACACGAACGAGGACGTACTTGCCAAACGTTCGCTCGACGACGCCGATGCCCTCGGCGGCAGCGTGGTGGCGGGAATCGAGCAGGACGAGGGTCGCGCCGGCTGCGAGAATCCGCGCGCGGAGCGCCTCGGGCGTCTCGAACGGGTCGCTCGCGTCGCGGTGGCGAGGGTCGTGATCGGAGAACGGCAGAACGCGGCTCGGCCGCGCGAAGCCCGCCATGACTGCATAAAAGGCGAAATCCGGCGTGTCCACCAGTAGCCGATCGTTTGGCCCCGCGGTGATGGCCGCTGCGCGCCCCGCCTCGAGCTCCGCGGCGCGGTCGATGAAAGTGTCCCGTCTGCCGAACCACGGGCGGACGATGGCGGTCGCCGGCGCGGTGATCAGGCCGGTGCTGGCGATCAGCAACGCGCGCGCGGGGGGTGCAGCGCGCCGCCAAGCCGAGCTGAGGCTGTCGCCGGCAAAGACCGCCAGCCACAACCAAAGGGTCATGAGCGCCCGCTCGCCGTGGTGGGTCGGTGCGCCATCGCGTAGATCGCCCATCACCAGAAACACCAGCAGCCCGCCGCTTGCGAGCGCCGCGCGGGCATGGCGCTCGAACACGGCACGGTGTCCCAGCAACAGCAGCGCCGTCGCACCCACGACTGCGACCGTCACGAGCTCCGGCTCGGCCCTGAGCAGCATCGACGGATAGGCGACGAGCGCATCCCAGAAATCCCGATTGCCCGCGCCGATTGCTCGCCGATAGTCGCTGACTCGTTTGACGAAGAACAGCCCGCTGCCGTGTCGAAATAACCCGTTGGCGAGCCAGAACGCGGGTCCGCAAAGCGCGAGCAGCGTTGCGCCGAGGTAGAGTTTGTCGTGCGAGCGCAGGGCGTCGCGCCCCGAGTAGAGCGCGAAGACCAGCGCAACCGGCCAGGCTTCGTAGCGGCACAGGCACGCCAACGACAACGCGAGCGCGCCGACCAGCCGAGGCCGCCCGGTCCGGCTGAGCGCCGCGACTCCGAGCAGCGCGAGCGCTGCGCTCGGAAGTTCGGGCAATGCGGCCACACCCAGCCAAGCCGAGTAGGGAAACGACCCAGCCACGAGCGCACCGAGACACGCGCCGGGGCGGGATGCACCGAGCCAGCGCGCGGCCAACCAGACCGACAGCACGGAAGCCAGCCCGAGCACGATAGCGACCGCGCGTGCGACGCTCACACTCGAACCGAAGAGCAGCATCGCGGCGCCGTTGATCCAGAACGGCAGGGGCAGCCAGCTGGTTCCGCTGGGGTCGAGGCTGGGAGCCTCGGCAAACCGCTGAGCGATGACGATGCGTGAGAAGTCGTCGTCGGATAGCGCGCGAAATCCGCCGAAGATCACCAGGCCGGAGACGCAGGTTTTCGCGCCGAGCGCCAGCAAGACGTCCCGACGCGAAGCGTTCGACGTGCGCGCTCGGGCCACCCTAGCTACCCCGCTTCTGCACCGGTTTTGGCCGGAACCGCGGGCCGCATGCCCCCCCGGCCTCGGCGGGCGCGGCCGGCGGAAGCTCTCAGTTCGAGCTCGCCGGCGCCGGGGGTTTGTCTACCTGCGCAGGCTCGCTCTTCTTGTTCTTCGAGTTGCGCTTGGCCAGCGAGTCGTCGGACGAGGTCGACAGATACGCGAGGGTGATGCTGGTGACGAAGAAGATGGTCGCCGTGACCCAGCTGATCTTGGTCAAGATGTTGCCGGCACCGCGGCCGCCGAAGACCTGCTGCGCAGCTGCGCCGGTGATCGCTCCCATCCCGCCGCTCTTGCCCGGTTGGAGCAGCACGACGACCATGAGGAAGATGCACGCAACGATGTGCATGACGGTGATCGGAGTCTTGAGGATTTCGGCCATGGTCAGATTCTCGACGGACAAGCCTCGACGATTTTGGAGAATGAGCCCGCATCGAGCGCGGCTCCGCCGACGAGTGCGCCGTCGACGTCCGGACAGGAGAGCAGCCCCGAGGCGTTGTCGGGCTTCACGCTACCGCCGTAGAGAATGTGGGTGTCACGCGCCAGGTTGGCGCCGGTCTCGTGCAGGCGCTGACGCAGCGCCTGGTGGACCTCTTGGGCCTGTTCAGGGCCCGCGACCTTGCCGGTGCCAATCGCCCACACGGGCTCGTAGGCGAGGGTGGCAAACCCCGGGCGCTCCGCGAGCACACTCTTCACCGCGTCGAGCTGGCGATGAACCACCTCGAGCGTGCGACCGGCGTCGCGTTCCGCCAGTGTCTCGCCCACGCAGACGATGGGCCGCAGTCCGGCTGCCATGGCAGCAACGGTCTTTTCACGCACACTCTCATCCGTCTCGCCGAACAACTGGCGTCGCTCGCTGTGCCCGATGATTACCCACTTGCAACCCGCCTCGAGCAGCATAGGGGCGCTCACCTCGCCCGTGAAGGCACCCTCCGACTTGGCGTGCAGGTTCTGCCCTGCCACCTCGACGCGCGTGCCCTGCACGGCCTGAACGACCGCTGCCAGCACCGTGAACGGGGGCGCCAAGACGACGTTCACGCCCGCCATGTCGCCGCAGGCTTCCACGACCGCCCGCGCGAGCTGCGGGCCTGCGCCGCCGCCTTTGTACATTTTCCAGTTGCCGGCGATGATCGGTGTGCGGTGCATGTTTCGGCTCACTCTCAGGCGCGGGTCGTTCGCAGCGCTTCGACCCCGGGCAGCTTCTGACCCTCGAGCAACTCGAGCGCCGCGCCACCACCCGTGGAAACGAAGCTGATCTTCTGCGTGAGACCCTCACCGGCCTTGCGCAGGGCCGAGGCGCTGTCGCCGCCGCCCACGACGGTGAACCCGCGCGCTTCGGCGAGCGCCCGGGCCATGCCGTTCGTGCCGGCCGCAAATGCCTGGTTCTCGAACAGCCCCATGGGGCCATTCCAGAAGATGGTCTTGGCGTCGAAC
It encodes the following:
- a CDS encoding glycosyltransferase family 39 protein gives rise to the protein MARARTSNASRRDVLLALGAKTCVSGLVIFGGFRALSDDDFSRIVIAQRFAEAPSLDPSGTSWLPLPFWINGAAMLLFGSSVSVARAVAIVLGLASVLSVWLAARWLGASRPGACLGALVAGSFPYSAWLGVAALPELPSAALALLGVAALSRTGRPRLVGALALSLACLCRYEAWPVALVFALYSGRDALRSHDKLYLGATLLALCGPAFWLANGLFRHGSGLFFVKRVSDYRRAIGAGNRDFWDALVAYPSMLLRAEPELVTVAVVGATALLLLGHRAVFERHARAALASGGLLVFLVMGDLRDGAPTHHGERALMTLWLWLAVFAGDSLSSAWRRAAPPARALLIASTGLITAPATAIVRPWFGRRDTFIDRAAELEAGRAAAITAGPNDRLLVDTPDFAFYAVMAGFARPSRVLPFSDHDPRHRDASDPFETPEALRARILAAGATLVLLDSRHHAAAEGIGVVERTFGKYVLVRVAKAGP
- a CDS encoding sigma-70 family RNA polymerase sigma factor; translation: MTSPLSTLFLESAPAPGFEPPDRERLEIALTDAANRGSAAWPGVSVDAAAFAQFLGERSPAGADPLQTLSELRIEELYLCCACLSGSSAAINELDRRFIADSGRALGRFRNDSQAREEALQHAREKLLTGGADAPPKLAQYSGRGALGGWIRVVVVRTALNTQRAEKRHVPRDDDLLATRIAEDSADPELRVMKAEYADTLAQAVAGAFRRLTSEQRNLLRMYVIDELSLAELGRLHSVDASTISRWLTKIRGRLLEDAQNELLERHALRPSECASVMRLVRSDLHLSIARLLQTEPAGTVEV
- a CDS encoding protein kinase; the encoded protein is MVEDPLGSCLDEDELLALADGSISSEARLNADRHLDACDDCRRVVAALAHAEDVDDDGTPTVPAQRLDVTLPGEFANRYVLLRQMAENSLYIAYVARDTAVDELVGLKWIRQEWAARPDVGARLRATLLRARAIASDNVVRPRECHEADGALLLVEDLVASDDLAGLLRARGIGPDLARDVVMQFLGALSSAHGVGTPHGHLRTENVLIDLAGHVHVADFGLADALHGNVRTHAELCLDDTQTASRLALTLLERCGGGAPALTAILESAIERPDGFPSVVELAAAVHRVQLEHRLPVDRKSAGRDRDWMPTTGAMIANKYRVEGLLGRGGMGAVVTAREAGSDRPVAIKLMPPRATRSRAAVERFLREGRAASAVSSEHVVRVLEVGQSDEGAPFIVMEHLEGATLGRVLKQRGALPIKEALHYVLQTCAAVAECHAMGIVHRDLKPDNIMVLGEPGRDAMVKVLDFGVSKSDWLEQAARVRLTGTADVLGTPTHMSPEQVRSSKSVDARTDIWALGVILYEALTGSPPFIADNLPALCAAIVSDDPRPPRELRPDLPRGLEAVILHCLDKHPDARPFSVRSLAEMLAPFAGEGGLVALDKVRAIAEASVPRISSIPPPPRLTPIPPPSVTFASADAPAPDRARPSDESLVNITDTASFRREVSTRRRAVGVFAALVVGFSALMIFLIATDDEGAVPEGPSLAPSATGRRPAPAEIADLPEEDPTPTLAPKSTHDAGAAPRRRRRPPGNPLDTRF
- a CDS encoding trypsin-like serine protease — its product is MPIPTFPKLPLIALAVCLVSAASPAAEPQAIYGGGKVKPCGWPTTVALGGCTGTLVHPELVIFAAHCMQGGGAPSKATFGDNENSPAFSVPTKSCSANPKYSGNATYDIAFCRLSKPVTNVSIVPILMGCETQALAPGAQVVAVGFGQANDGLGWGPKREVTMPLNSVKNGEAFIGGGGKDTCYGDSGGPVFIQLSDGSWRVFGITSYGDYCGGGGYYSMMHTNIAWVEQTAGLDLTPCHDNGQWAPTAGCTGFPKSPNVGGSAWSQGCATTDLSGPSSTCGAPYGGGPVGPGGTGGGGPTGGAGGSGSSGGSGGTSFGGGGSAGFGGGGNAGFGGGGSAGFGGGGSAGFGGGNNPGGFGAGSSTGGSSGGGGTSGSSGGGSNIGAPGCSNAPDCNSCASCLDECACATGDTQGCAVACAPYGPSSGAGGQLGGPDAPSTRDNSDVTAGCACGTAGRRGSSERALFIAALGLATLALRRRVDDGNALSPREDP
- the secG gene encoding preprotein translocase subunit SecG; amino-acid sequence: MAEILKTPITVMHIVACIFLMVVVLLQPGKSGGMGAITGAAAQQVFGGRGAGNILTKISWVTATIFFVTSITLAYLSTSSDDSLAKRNSKNKKSEPAQVDKPPAPASSN
- a CDS encoding triose-phosphate isomerase produces the protein MHRTPIIAGNWKMYKGGGAGPQLARAVVEACGDMAGVNVVLAPPFTVLAAVVQAVQGTRVEVAGQNLHAKSEGAFTGEVSAPMLLEAGCKWVIIGHSERRQLFGETDESVREKTVAAMAAGLRPIVCVGETLAERDAGRTLEVVHRQLDAVKSVLAERPGFATLAYEPVWAIGTGKVAGPEQAQEVHQALRQRLHETGANLARDTHILYGGSVKPDNASGLLSCPDVDGALVGGAALDAGSFSKIVEACPSRI